The Pyrus communis chromosome 9, drPyrComm1.1, whole genome shotgun sequence genome has a segment encoding these proteins:
- the LOC137744535 gene encoding strigolactone esterase D14-like — protein MEAMCHGGGIVQALNTHVYGNETQTLVLAHGFGADQTIWHFLIPFLACYFKVVVFDSVYSPNVDPKLYDPKRYSNFSAYAEDLLCLLDHLNVKRTVYLGSMAAMVGCIASVQRPQLFQHLILLSGSPRYLNTTAYTGGFTRPQLDALFNQIGNNFTSWVPSFSPTPIGVNDTSAITEFENSLGRMNPRIAVRVARVVFLSDLRRILPQIIVPSCIIQSRKDFIVPKSVAFDMKKKLGGPAEVKILNTEGHFPQLTAYLLLLKVLQKLHIK, from the exons ATGGAAGCCATGTGCCATGGAGGAGGCATTGTCCAAGCCCTAAACACTCATGTGTACGGAAATGAAACTCAGACGTTGGTTCTTGCTCATGGGTTTGGTGCAGACCAGACAATTTGGCACTTCCTCATCCCGTTTCTTGCTTGCTACTTCAAGGTTGTGGTTTTTGACTCGGTTTACTCTCCAAATGTTGATCCCAAACTCTATGATCCCAAAAGGTACTCGAACTTCAGTGCTTACGCAGAAGACCTGCTCTGCCTTCTTGATCATCTCAATGTTAAAAGGACTGTATATTTGGGCTCCATGGCTGCCATGGTTGGATGTATCGCTTCTGTTCAAAGACCACAACTCTTCCAGCACCTTATCCTACTAAGTGGCTCTCCCag GTACCTCAACACCACAGCATACACCGGAGGCTTCACCAGACCACAACTGGATGCGCTCTTCAACCAAATAGGGAACAACTTCACAAGTTGGGTTCCAAGTTTTTCCCCAACACCAATAGGTGTAAACGACACAAGTGCGATCACCGAGTTCGAAAACAGCTTGGGAAGAATGAACCCTAGGATTGCTGTAAGGGTAGCTAGAGTTGTGTTTCTGAGCGACCTCAGAAGAATTTTGCCACAAATTATTGTTCCTAGTTGCATAATCCAGTCCAGAAAAGATTTTATCGTTCCGAAATCGGTTGCATTTGACATGAAGAAGAAGCTTGGTGGTCCTGCAGAAGTCAAGATCCTAAACACAGAAGGCCATTTTCCTCAGTTGACAGCTTACCTTCTGCTCTTAAAAGTTCTCCAAAAACTTCACATCAAATAG